The genome window ATCAATAATATCTCTAAATTCAATAACATATTCATACCCAACTATGTCCTTAAAAATAACTTCTTCTGTTAACATATCTATTTCGAGTGGCACCAAATCTTGTTTTTCAAGTTCTCCAAGCCCAAGGAATGCGGAAGGATATTCAAAGGATGCTAGACGTAAAGAAGAAACATCTGCTTCTTGAAAATAGCTTAACCGAACGACCCATTCTCGCTTCATGGCATCTTTTAATGTGATAAAAAAGCTCTCGCGTTCTAAATAATCCACTTCTGGCGGACTCGTTAAAAAAGCTGCATTCTTCGCTGTCCGCACTTGCTCTTTCTGGATTGCCGTAACCATAATTATCACCTCTTAATCACATTATACGAACAAACGTTCTTAAAATCAAGTGTTTTGCTAAAAAAGTTTTTCCACAAGAGCCAGAACCGGTTTAGCGCTTACATAATCTTTTTCCGACAAAAACACTTGCAAATTAATAAATAGTTGCTATACTTATGTAAGTAAATAACATTAACAAAGGAGTTTTATTATTATGACTAATACATTTTTAGATTCTATTAAAGTTCGTCGTTCCATTTATGCACTAGATAAAAACGTTTCCGTAGAGGATTCCAAAATTGAAGAAATTATTAAAGACGCTGTTAAATATAGCCCATCTTCTTTCAACTCCCAAAGTTCTCGCGCTGTCATTCTTTTAGGCGAAAATCATGATAAACTTTGGAGTATCGTAGAAGATACATTACGCGCTATCGTACCTGCTGAAAACTTTGCAGCTACTGAAGAAAAAGTTGGTTCTTTCCGCGCTGGATACGGAACAGTTCTTTTCTTTGAAGATACTGCTGTTATCGAAGGCTTACAAGAAAACTTCGCTCTATATGCAGACAACTTCCCTGTATGGTCCGAACAATCTTCAGGTATTGCACAACATTCTGTATGGGTTGCTCTTGCAAACGCTGGTATCGGTGCATCTCTTCAACATTACAACCCACTAATTGACGATGCTGTTAAAGCTGAATGGAATATTCCTGCTAGCTGGAACCTACGTGCGCAAATGCCGTTTGGTAACATCGTTCAAGAAGCTGGTGAAAAAGAATTCATCGATGACGCTGATCGTTTCCGCGTTTTCAAATAAAATGTTTCACGTGAAACAAAAAATTCCGCGACCATTAAATGGTATCGCGGAATTTTTATTTTGCCAAACTTTTAAATCTGCTTCTAAGTTCATCACAACTGACAATACCAGCAATCCCGCCTTTAATTTCCCCATCAACAAGAACAAGCGAATTTGGTATTCCTTTTACATCAAATTTCTGAGCTAATGCGCGTTGTTTATCTACATTAATTTTCACAACTTGGACATTACCTTCTTCCATCTCAGCGAATTGCTCAAGTGTTGGCCAAAAGCAGCGACACGGTGCGCACCACTCTGCCCAAAAGTTAAGTAATATTTTAGGATGGCTACTAATAATCTCTTCCAAGTCATCTTCTTTTGCAAAAATAATCGCCATACATATCCACCTCACATTCAGAATATTCCAAAGTTGTATCGTGGTCAAGTAAAGGGTTTTAGAATAGCAATATATCTTGCTTTTTGTTCATTTTTTGACACTTTTGTTTCACGTGAAACATTTTATTTGCTATGTAAGATTTCTAAAATGCGTAAATCTAGCAAACCAGTACTCTTCACAGTCATATCCGCGTCACGGAGTCCAGAACCAACACCAACGCTTACAATTCCAGCTGCATTTATTGCTTCAATTCCAGCTTGAGCATCTTCAATTCCGACTACCTCTGATGTTTCTAAGCCTAGACCACGGCAAGCTTCCACAAAAATTTCTGGATCAGGTTTTGATTTAGTGATTTTAGCCGCGTCGACAATATAATCAAATTCTTGTTCCATTTCTAATGCGCTCAAAACCGTCCGAGCATTTTTCGAAACAGATGCAATGGCGCATTTGAGATTTTGCTTTTTAAGATCCACTATAAGTTCTTTAATTCCTGGTAAAACATCCGCTGGCGTAATTTCTTTTAGCAAGCTAACATAAAAGTCATTTTTATCAGCTGCAAGAGCTTCAATCTGCTCTTCTGTAAAGTCATTTTCGCGACCGTCTTTCTTTAAAATAAGAAGTAGGGAGTCAATTCTGCTTACTCCTTTTAAATTCTCATTAAATGCTTCATCAAATTCGATTCCAATACTCTCAGCTGTTTTTTTCCAGGCTAAGTAATGATAATGTGCTGTATCTGTGATGACGC of Listeria monocytogenes contains these proteins:
- the pgmB gene encoding beta-phosphoglucomutase produces the protein MTTALKGVVFDLDGVITDTAHYHYLAWKKTAESIGIEFDEAFNENLKGVSRIDSLLLILKKDGRENDFTEEQIEALAADKNDFYVSLLKEITPADVLPGIKELIVDLKKQNLKCAIASVSKNARTVLSALEMEQEFDYIVDAAKITKSKPDPEIFVEACRGLGLETSEVVGIEDAQAGIEAINAAGIVSVGVGSGLRDADMTVKSTGLLDLRILEILHSK
- a CDS encoding nitroreductase family protein → MTNTFLDSIKVRRSIYALDKNVSVEDSKIEEIIKDAVKYSPSSFNSQSSRAVILLGENHDKLWSIVEDTLRAIVPAENFAATEEKVGSFRAGYGTVLFFEDTAVIEGLQENFALYADNFPVWSEQSSGIAQHSVWVALANAGIGASLQHYNPLIDDAVKAEWNIPASWNLRAQMPFGNIVQEAGEKEFIDDADRFRVFK
- a CDS encoding thioredoxin family protein — its product is MAIIFAKEDDLEEIISSHPKILLNFWAEWCAPCRCFWPTLEQFAEMEEGNVQVVKINVDKQRALAQKFDVKGIPNSLVLVDGEIKGGIAGIVSCDELRSRFKSLAK